The following DNA comes from Candidatus Desulfofervidus auxilii.
GTTTGGTCTTATTGATCCTGAAAAACCAGATGTTATAAAGGCTTTTAATGAACCTGAAATGGAAGAATTTTTACGTCAAAAAGGTGATAAATTAATTCAATTTTTTGATTATATTACACAATAAATGGCAGAGCAAAAAAATCCTACTAAAGAGGAAATTGAGCAAGAAGATCGCAAACTTAGATATTTAAGATTATTAGTTCAGTTTTCCCTTAATGTGATTGCTCAGACTGAACTGACGTTAGAAGAGGCTTTGGATATTGTAGAAAATGTAAAACAGCAGGCATGTCGTCTCTTTCCTGGAAAAGAAGAAGCTTTTGAAATCATATACCGACCACGATTTAATCGTCTTATAAAACAGAAATTTAGCCTTCATTAATAATTTGCCCTCATTATTTTTCTGCTAAATAATATTTCCCTATGGCTTTTGCTATTAGTTGGTTTTTTGTCCCTTTTACTTCTGCTTTAGCTATACAAAAATTCATTTTTTTCTTAATAATGCAGGCATCAACATATATATTTTCTTTTGCTGGAGTATAAAATTCTATTTCAAACGACTTTGTATAACAAAGGCCATAATTTATCGTAATAATTACTGCCATAGCTGTATCTGCCAATGAGGCAATAGCCCCACCATGCACAATTCCATGTGGGTTTGTAAGTTCTTTTTTATAAGGCAAAAACATTGAGATAGACTTTTCCTTTATTTGAATATCCTGTAATCCTAAAAGTTTTTCAAATTCTGCTTTTAATCTATCCAAAGTAAACAGATTTTATTAAAAATCTCCATGAAATGCAAGGGAGATGGTGCCTGGGGCGGGAATCGAACCCGCACGGGAGGCAGTAGGCAAGGCTATATCTCCTTTTTAAGCATTTATGGGCAAAATTGCTAACTTAATAGACTACTACAATATACCTGAATATACTTTAAAATACCCCTCTGGAAACATTTATCTGCTCCCATTGTGCTCCCAAATTTTTGAGATAACATTCGCTTATGTTCAAACTTTTTATTCTAACTTTAACCCGGTTGCTCTCTTTGATTTTTAGCCTTTAAGGGCTCTTAGTGTGATTAGGGGACCGCTATCAAATAGTTAATGTGTGCAAGTGGCACGGATAAATGAATGGTCCAAAAATTTTTGATTTTGATATAAAAAAGGGTTGCACAACTTTTTCATAGATAAATTTTCTTGCCATTTCATTGACATAGAAAATCTAACTATGTTATATGATTTCAAAATGTCTCAAGTAAAAATATTTTGGGATCCTAAAGGTTTTGAACTTGATGCCTTAGGCAAAAAGAAATGCCTAAGGTGCACAGATGGTGACACACCTTATATTTCCACCTCCATCCGTATGTTAAGCATTGATACACCAGAGGTGCATTATCCAGGCAATCAGAAACCATCAAGATATAATGGAAAACTGGCTCAGCTTGCTGAATGGATCAGGCAGGGAAAAGCACCAATAAATGATGGTTTGGCAAGATATATCCACCCAAAACTTGCCACAGGAAAGGCAGGCAGTTTGCAGGAAGAGCAGGGCAGAAAGGCTACAGAAAAATTTAGGCAGCTCCTTAAAGAAAAATTAACTTTGTCCAGTGGCAAAAAGAGAAAGGTATTTTTATGGGCTGCTGACAAGCATTTTGACAAATATGGTCGACTCCTGGCATATATAGCTCCCTATTATAACAGTAAGGAGCGAGCCAAAATGTCAAGGAAAGAGCGGGCTACATTTAATCTGCTTATGGTTGAATCTGGATGGGCAGCTCCTTTTCTCATTTATCCAAGTTTGCCAAGATATGAGGATCTGGTGCTGTTCTGGGAGGCTGCAAAAAAGGCATATGAAAATAAAAAAGGTGCATGGGCAGATCCGATGATGCTTACAGGATATGAGTTTCGGATGTGCGTGAGGCTTTATGAAGTGACAAGAAAATTAGCAAAGGGTAAAAGGCTTTCTTCAAGAGAAAGATATGGCTGGATTACACGATTTTGTGTTGATATGACCACAAGAGAAATCTTTGAACCACATGATTACTATAAAGTTTTGCCTTATAATCGGATTTTCATCTGGCCAGAGGATGTGACTGAAGCAGTGGGAAAAATGAATTTGGTGCCAGGAAGATGATATTAAAACTTTTTGAAAAGAGTAAGCATTTTAAAGAGGTAAGACATGTTTACAATAAAGATTACAAAAAAAGGTTAAATAACTATACCAGCTAAATTTAGGAAAAAGCTTAAAACTAATATTGTAAAGATAAAAATGGAAGAAGGTAAAGTAATTATAGAGCCATATAGAAAACTTGGAGGTATTTTCCACAAATATGCCATAAAGGGCAAGCCCATAGAAGAAATAATGGAAATGGAAAAGGAAACTTTTGTCAATGCAATCAAAGAAAAATACAATAGCAATAGATGCTAATATAATTCTGAGATACCTGCTAAAAGATAACGAAGAGCTTTATTCTCTTGCAAACAACTTTTTTGAAGCTGTTTTTTCTGGTGAGAAAATAGCCTACATCCTCCAATCCGTTTTAGCAGAGGTAATTTATGTTCTTATAAAACTCTATAAAATAGAAAAAGAACAGGTTATAGAAGTTTTAGAAAAATTCTTAAGTAATAAAAATATAAAGGTACAGGACAAAAATGTAACTATAACTGCTATTCATCTATTCAAAACCAGCAATATTGATTTTGTGAACTGTTTATTGTGTGCTTACAGTAAAAAGATGGAAATATTTTCCTTTGATAAAAAGCTGGGTGTATCCTCCTTTCTTCAATAATTTCCCCTTGGGAGGATATACCCTATTTTTTCTTTTTGCAAATTACACACTTTTTATTTTACACTGCCGGTTCTTGAGTAGATTTTTAAATTCCGATAAAATGTTTTAGAATGTTAAGGTAGCAAAAGGACTTCTCAAACAGAGGATATACATGAATAAAACTATCACTCAAGGCTGCATACTTGAAGGACCTTTCTGGCAGGAAAGAATTAAAGTTCTTTCTATAAAATCTATTGGAGTAGATAAAACAAAAATAGAAGCAGTGGGCATTTCAACTAACACATTTTATCCATGTATTCTTTCACAAGCAGACTTAGAAAAAATAAAAATTTTACCAGAACAGACTATCCAATTTAGCGGAAATTCTATAGGTTTTTTTCTTTTTACTGAAGCCCACCGCATGCGTAATGCCTTTCAATTTGACCCTCTTTATGCAGTAAATGTTTCTCAAGTTGATCCTTTACCACATCAAATTGAGGCAGTTTATCATTACATTTTGCGAAATCCACGTATTCGTTTTCTCTTAGCAGATGACCCTGGAGCAGGCAAAACCATTATGGCTGGTTTGTTACTAAAGGAATTAAAGTACAGAGGGCTTGTAGAAAGAGTGCTTATTGTTGCACCAGGTCACTTAAAAGACCAGTGGTTGCGAGAAATGCATGAGAAATTCCAAGAAAACTTTTTTATTGTTGATCGTAGTGCTATTAATGCTGCCTGGGGACAAAACATTTGGCAGGAGAGAAATCAGGTAATTACCTCTATTGATTTTGCTAAACAAGACGATGTCTTATTTTCCCTTAAAGATGTGCGCTGGGACTTAGTTATTGTAGATGAAGCTCATAAGATGTCTGCTTATAAGTATGGTGATAAAATAAGTAAAACAGGGCGGTATAAATTAGGAGAAGTACTTTCTTCTACAACTAATTTCCTTTTACTCCTAACAGCCACTCCTCATAGGGGAGACCCTGAAAACTTTAGGCTTTTTTTAGACTTGCTAGAGCCTGGATTTTTTGCTGATACTAGTATGTTAACAGAATCTATTCAAAATAAAGACAATCCCCTTTTCTTACGCAGATTAAAAGAGGATTTAAAAAATTTTGATAGTGTGCCCCTTTTTCCTCCGCGGAAGGTTGAAACCATTAAGTATTATCTTAGTGATGATGAATGGCAGCTTTATAAAGCAGTAACAGAATATGTAGAAAAACATTACAATAAAGCCTTACAGCAAGAAAAACGCAATGTTGCCTTTGCAATGGTAATTCTTCAAAGGCGTTTAGCTTCTAGTGTTAGAGCAGTGCGTAAGTCATTAGAAAGAAGGAAAAAACGACTGCAAGAATTGTATGAAAAGGGACAATTGCTTCAAGAAGGAATCAGCTATACTGAAGAATATCTGGAAGACCTTACTGAAAAAGAACGGTGGCAAAAAGAAGAAGAACTTTTAGAAAAACTTACCTCTGCTGAAACCTTAGAAGAGCTTAAAGAGGAGATAAACAAGATTGATGAGCTTATTCTTTTAGCTAAAGAAGTAGAAAAGAAAGAGAGCGAAACAAAATTAAATGAGTTGAAAAAGGTAATATTTTTAGAAGGCTTAAAAGGAACTGAGACTAAGCTTTTAATTTTCACTGAATCTAGAGATACCTTGGAATATTTGGTAGAGAAACTGCGAAAATGGCATTACAGCGTAGCATTTATTCATGGTGGAATGAATTTAGATGAGAGGATAAGGGCAGAAAATGAATTTCGCCATCATGCTCAAATTATGGTAGCAACTGAAGCAGCAGGTGAAGGTATAAATCTACAATTTTGTTGGCTTATGGTAAATTACGATATCCCCTGGAATCCAAATCGTCTTGAGCAGAGAATGGGAAGGATTCACCGTTATGGTCAACAGCATGAAGTGCACATTTACAATTTGGTTGCTGTAAATACCCGTGAAGGAGCAATTTTAGAACGCCTTTTTGAAAAGTTAAATCGCATGAAAGAACATTTAGGCAGTGACAGAGTGTTTGATGTTATTGGCGATATTTTACCAGGTAAAAGTCTTAAAGATTTAATTTTAGAAGCCATTTCTAATAAGCGCACCTTAGATGACATCCTTGATGACTTTGAGCGTATTCCTGATGAAGAGGCTATAAAAAAGATAAAAGAAGCGACAATGGAAGCGCTAGCCACACGTCACATAGACTTAACTAGGGTATTAGGAGAACAACGTAAAGCCAAAGAAAACCGCTTAGTACCTGAATATGTGGAGGCTTTTTTTAAAAGAGCAGCAGAAATTTTAGACATTAAGATGGAAAAAAGACAAGATGGTTTTTGGCGAATTTCTAAAGTACCTTTATCTCTTCGCAATCAAACTTATGAATTTAAAACTCGCTTTGGAGAAGTAAACAGGGAATATAATAAACTTTCTTTTGATAAAGAAAAGGCATTTAAAGGACAGGCAGAGTTTATTGCTCTAGGACACCCCTTGCTAGAGGCAGTTATTGAGAAAATATTTAAAGAATTTGCCTTAGATGCTGAAAAAGGAGCTTTATTTTTTGATCCTGAAGGAAAAAGAGATGGTGTTATCTGGTTTTTAGAAGCAGGAATAAAAGATGGGAATAATCAACCTGTAGGCAAAAGACTTTTTGCTGTTTATCAAACAAAAGACAATAGAATGGAGCTAATTAATCCAGGTATTCTTTGGGATTTAAGACCAGCAAATGAGGTTGTAGAAAATATAGAAAACATAGAGCTTGATGAAGATAAAGTAATTGCCTTTATTATTGAAACAGGACTTGAGGCATATCGGCAAGAATTGCTTGTAAGTCGTAAGCGTGATGCTCAGATAAAACAAAAATATGGTATTCGTTCTTTAGATGCCCTTATTCTTAAATCAGAAGAAAAATTAGCAGAATATGAAATTCGGCGGGCAAAAGGAGAAAACATTCCAGAAGGCGTTATCACTAGGGAGTTGCATAAGAAAGAAGATTTAGAGCGTAAAAAACAAAGACTTCTAAAGGAAATCACTGCTGAGACTCATCTTTTACCTGAAACACCAAAAATTTTGGGAGTAGCAAGAGTTATACCTGAATCGGTCATAAAAGATGAATTAAAAATAGATGAAGAGATTGAAAAAATTGGTATGGACTTAGCGATGTCTTATGAAAAATCACAAGGCAGAATGCCAGAAGATGTATCTTCTTTAAATCTAGGCTATGATATTCGATCAAAAGATATGCAAGAAAACTATCGCTATATTGAGGTAAAAGCTAGGGCTAAAGAAGGAGCAATTGCCTTAACCC
Coding sequences within:
- a CDS encoding PaaI family thioesterase, whose protein sequence is MDRLKAEFEKLLGLQDIQIKEKSISMFLPYKKELTNPHGIVHGGAIASLADTAMAVIITINYGLCYTKSFEIEFYTPAKENIYVDACIIKKKMNFCIAKAEVKGTKNQLIAKAIGKYYLAEK
- a CDS encoding thermonuclease family protein, translated to MSQVKIFWDPKGFELDALGKKKCLRCTDGDTPYISTSIRMLSIDTPEVHYPGNQKPSRYNGKLAQLAEWIRQGKAPINDGLARYIHPKLATGKAGSLQEEQGRKATEKFRQLLKEKLTLSSGKKRKVFLWAADKHFDKYGRLLAYIAPYYNSKERAKMSRKERATFNLLMVESGWAAPFLIYPSLPRYEDLVLFWEAAKKAYENKKGAWADPMMLTGYEFRMCVRLYEVTRKLAKGKRLSSRERYGWITRFCVDMTTREIFEPHDYYKVLPYNRIFIWPEDVTEAVGKMNLVPGR
- a CDS encoding DUF3883 domain-containing protein; the encoded protein is MNKTITQGCILEGPFWQERIKVLSIKSIGVDKTKIEAVGISTNTFYPCILSQADLEKIKILPEQTIQFSGNSIGFFLFTEAHRMRNAFQFDPLYAVNVSQVDPLPHQIEAVYHYILRNPRIRFLLADDPGAGKTIMAGLLLKELKYRGLVERVLIVAPGHLKDQWLREMHEKFQENFFIVDRSAINAAWGQNIWQERNQVITSIDFAKQDDVLFSLKDVRWDLVIVDEAHKMSAYKYGDKISKTGRYKLGEVLSSTTNFLLLLTATPHRGDPENFRLFLDLLEPGFFADTSMLTESIQNKDNPLFLRRLKEDLKNFDSVPLFPPRKVETIKYYLSDDEWQLYKAVTEYVEKHYNKALQQEKRNVAFAMVILQRRLASSVRAVRKSLERRKKRLQELYEKGQLLQEGISYTEEYLEDLTEKERWQKEEELLEKLTSAETLEELKEEINKIDELILLAKEVEKKESETKLNELKKVIFLEGLKGTETKLLIFTESRDTLEYLVEKLRKWHYSVAFIHGGMNLDERIRAENEFRHHAQIMVATEAAGEGINLQFCWLMVNYDIPWNPNRLEQRMGRIHRYGQQHEVHIYNLVAVNTREGAILERLFEKLNRMKEHLGSDRVFDVIGDILPGKSLKDLILEAISNKRTLDDILDDFERIPDEEAIKKIKEATMEALATRHIDLTRVLGEQRKAKENRLVPEYVEAFFKRAAEILDIKMEKRQDGFWRISKVPLSLRNQTYEFKTRFGEVNREYNKLSFDKEKAFKGQAEFIALGHPLLEAVIEKIFKEFALDAEKGALFFDPEGKRDGVIWFLEAGIKDGNNQPVGKRLFAVYQTKDNRMELINPGILWDLRPANEVVENIENIELDEDKVIAFIIETGLEAYRQELLVSRKRDAQIKQKYGIRSLDALILKSEEKLAEYEIRRAKGENIPEGVITRELHKKEDLERKKQRLLKEITAETHLLPETPKILGVARVIPESVIKDELKIDEEIEKIGMDLAMSYEKSQGRMPEDVSSLNLGYDIRSKDMQENYRYIEVKARAKEGAIALTPNEWIMAQRLGDEYWLYVITNAASSPELYLIQNPAKHLKPDEEIDIVRYIVRDWKEKAVKG
- a CDS encoding PIN domain-containing protein, encoding MQSKKNTIAIDANIILRYLLKDNEELYSLANNFFEAVFSGEKIAYILQSVLAEVIYVLIKLYKIEKEQVIEVLEKFLSNKNIKVQDKNVTITAIHLFKTSNIDFVNCLLCAYSKKMEIFSFDKKLGVSSFLQ